A stretch of DNA from Vicinamibacteria bacterium:
GTTTCTCAGCAGGTGGAATGGAAGAGCCCGCCGACGGCATTGCCGCTCGAAGCGAGCTCGTTGTAGCGCTCGACCGCCTTTCGGGTCTCGTCGACATGAACTCGAACACCCCTCTCTTCGAGGAGCAGGAGCGTCTCCGGACATACCTTCAGACGCCTCAGCATGCCGCGGGACAGAACGACGACGTCGACTCCGTGCTCGAGAAGCTCTTCGACGTCCGCCGGTTGAATTCCCGGGGAGTGCGCGGTGCCGGTTTCGCGCCAGTCCCACTCCCTGCCTCCGCCGGGGTAGAGCTTGAAGTCTTTGCCGCTTGCGACCCCTCGCACGTCCATGCGCCCCCAGGCGAGACGAGTGATGACCGGGGATCATGGTTGCGAAAGCAGTCCGATGGTCGTGCGCGAGGAACCCGATCGGATTGAGCGCCGCCGCGACACTCCTCACGATGCGAGCTCTCCGGGCGCGAGCGAGAGCTTGGCGCTCCCGTGATTGCGCTGGGCGCGGAATGCAGCCAAGCGAGAGATGACGCGATGCCGGAGACGTGAACGAGCGCGCTCATGCTCTCCTTGTAGCCGCTCGATCGCCATACACAACGCGGGCCGCCATTTTGGCCCGTCGACGCCCTCCGACCCGTATTCACACGCCCGGCGCGATTCCCTTTCCAACCACTGAACCGCTAAAATTCATGCTCGTGAGCCCCTTGTCCGCGAGATACAATCTCCCATCCGTATCGGTTCGCGTCCGGTGTGAAGGCCTCCCGCGTGTCATGATCGCTCGGACGGTCGTCGCCCTGCGTCTGCACACGCACCACTGCGGTGACCGCTCGACGCTGTCGCATCCCGACCTGGTGTCATGACCCTGTCGCCCGGCACTCGGCTCGGGCCATATGAGATCGAGGCTGCCATCGGGGCGGGCGGAATGGGTGAGGTCTACAAGGCAAAGGACACGCGCCTCGATCGCAGCGTTGCCATCAAGGTGCTGCCCGGGCACCTCACCGCCGACCCAGAACGCCGGGCGCGGTTTGCGCGCGAGGCCAAGACCATCGCGGGTCTGGATCACCCGAACATCTGCGCCCTGCACGACATCGGCCGCGAAGGTGACGTCGATTTCCTGGTGATGGAGTACATCGATGGCACGCGGCTCGCGTCGCCTTGTCCCGTCGCGAAGGCGCTCGAATACGCCATCCAGATTGTCGATGCGCTGCGCGCCTCGCACCAGAAGGGCATCATCCACCGCGATCTGAAGCCGGCAAACGTCATGGTCACGCCGGATGGACACGTGAAAGTCTTCGACTTCGGCCTGGCGAAGCACCTGGTCGCCCCGCGCGACGTCGACAGCGAAGCGGCGACCGCCGCCGAGCAATCGGACGATCTCGGCCTTACGCGAAAGGGCGTGGTGGTCGGGACGGTCTCGTACATGTCGCCCGAGCAGGTGGAAGGCAGGCCACTGGATACGCGCTCCGACATCTTTAGCTTCGGCGTCGTGCTCTATGAGTTGCTCACCGGGCAGCGAGCGTTTTCGGGCGACTCCGCCCTCTCGACGATGTCGGCCATCCTGCGGGAGACGCCGGTGCGGGTCCGCAAGGTGCGCCACGAAGTTCCCCGCCGTCTCGAGGCAATCGTGAACCGCTGTCTCGAGAAGAACCGGGATGCGCGATATGCCTCTGCGGCCGACTTGCGCGAGGATCTGGAGGGATCTCAGGCGGAGCTTCTGGGTCGCTCCACGGGCTTTCGACGAGCCCTGTTTCAGCCGCGCGTCGCCGTGCCGGTGTCGTTGGTCCTCGCCCTCGCGATTGCCGCAGCGGCGTGGTTCGGCATTCGGAGTCACCGCGCCCGCTGG
This window harbors:
- a CDS encoding Mth938-like domain-containing protein; amino-acid sequence: MTRLAWGRMDVRGVASGKDFKLYPGGGREWDWRETGTAHSPGIQPADVEELLEHGVDVVVLSRGMLRRLKVCPETLLLLEERGVRVHVDETRKAVERYNELASSGNAVGGLFHSTC
- a CDS encoding bifunctional serine/threonine-protein kinase/formylglycine-generating enzyme family protein, translated to MTLSPGTRLGPYEIEAAIGAGGMGEVYKAKDTRLDRSVAIKVLPGHLTADPERRARFAREAKTIAGLDHPNICALHDIGREGDVDFLVMEYIDGTRLASPCPVAKALEYAIQIVDALRASHQKGIIHRDLKPANVMVTPDGHVKVFDFGLAKHLVAPRDVDSEAATAAEQSDDLGLTRKGVVVGTVSYMSPEQVEGRPLDTRSDIFSFGVVLYELLTGQRAFSGDSALSTMSAILRETPVRVRKVRHEVPRRLEAIVNRCLEKNRDARYASAADLREDLEGSQAELLGRSTGFRRALFQPRVAVPVSLVLALAIAAAAWFGIRSHRARWARNVALPEIAQLVQAGPRVEGFRLAREAHRVLPEDRGLQQLWRDVAAPITIRTTPPGAVVEWRDYSATEDSPWESVGSSPIEGTEVPKAYLRWRISKEGFDAVEVAFSVWTTSVAQFQLAPLGSTPPGMVRVPGGPYEYGPAPAVELEDYWLDKHEVTNKEFKEFVDDGGYRKREYWKHPFVEGGRELSW